In a genomic window of bacterium:
- the recF gene encoding DNA replication/repair protein RecF — protein sequence MGGKEIGVRSDVFFTFYFLLSTLYFLFSGEAYKGDQLFLKRIITKNFRNLFDNELNFDSKINIFVGENGAGKTNLLEAIYFLGILKSFRTSEDRQLIKFGQTDFYLNGEIWKNNTTLEINILFTNNLKKVKINNKPLTRIIDLIGELKVIVFSPQDLNIIKGAPAIRRRFMDIELSQTSPKYLYNLQRYLKIIRQRNQTLSFLKKNMKCDITELEVWNEQLIETGIEIIKKRKELIDSLNPLINEVYPQISGQPQELKIKYRPCVVEEDFRKTQKNKQEDEIRQEVTLVGPHRDDISFYINDVEARYFASQGQQRTITICLKLARVQNIYQQTQEFPILLLDDVTSELDKNRRQALLNFIPDQTQVFITTTDLHDLNPDFVKDACIFKIRQGEINERAAN from the coding sequence TACTCTCTACTTCCTATTTTCAGGAGAAGCATACAAAGGTGACCAGTTGTTCTTAAAAAGAATAATTACCAAAAACTTTAGAAATTTATTCGATAACGAGTTAAATTTTGATTCGAAAATAAATATCTTTGTAGGAGAAAATGGGGCAGGGAAAACAAATCTTTTAGAGGCGATATATTTTCTTGGTATTCTAAAATCCTTCCGCACAAGTGAGGATAGACAACTAATTAAATTTGGGCAAACAGATTTTTATCTAAATGGGGAAATATGGAAAAATAATACTACACTTGAGATTAACATCTTATTTACTAATAATCTTAAGAAGGTAAAGATAAATAATAAACCGCTTACCAGGATAATAGATTTGATTGGGGAATTGAAGGTAATTGTCTTTTCACCACAGGATTTGAATATTATCAAAGGCGCCCCGGCAATAAGAAGACGATTTATGGATATTGAACTTTCACAAACATCCCCAAAGTACTTATACAACCTGCAAAGATACCTCAAAATCATTAGACAGCGGAATCAAACATTATCTTTCCTCAAGAAAAATATGAAATGTGACATAACAGAATTAGAGGTATGGAATGAACAACTAATAGAAACAGGTATTGAGATTATAAAGAAAAGAAAAGAACTAATAGATAGTTTAAATCCCTTAATTAATGAAGTTTATCCTCAGATTAGTGGACAGCCGCAAGAACTAAAGATAAAATATAGACCTTGTGTGGTTGAGGAAGACTTTAGAAAAACGCAGAAAAATAAGCAGGAAGATGAGATAAGACAGGAAGTAACTTTAGTTGGACCTCATCGAGATGATATTTCTTTTTATATAAATGATGTTGAGGCAAGATACTTTGCCTCACAGGGACAACAAAGAACTATCACTATTTGTTTAAAATTAGCCCGGGTGCAAAATATTTATCAACAAACACAAGAATTTCCTATCCTTTTGTTAGATGATGTTACTTCTGAATTGGATAAGAATAGGCGTCAGGCTCTTCTAAATTTTATACCAGACCAGACACAGGTATTTATTACCACGACGGATTTACATGACTTAAATCCAGATTTTGTAAAGGATGCCTGCATATTTAAAATCAGGCAGGGTGAGATAAATGAGAGGGCGGCGAATTGA
- a CDS encoding DUF721 domain-containing protein, whose translation MRGRRIEEFGNVLDKMMRRIKVIDKGREISLAHKLAEERAIQLWQEVVGTNVAVHTKPLTIKDKIIFVKVDSSAWCNELSFFKKDIIKKINSAVGMQVIKDVYFQS comes from the coding sequence ATGAGAGGGCGGCGAATTGAAGAATTTGGCAATGTGTTAGATAAAATGATGCGGAGAATAAAGGTAATTGATAAGGGGCGAGAAATTTCTTTAGCACATAAATTAGCTGAAGAACGGGCAATTCAATTATGGCAAGAGGTAGTTGGAACTAATGTTGCGGTCCATACAAAACCATTGACAATCAAGGATAAGATAATTTTTGTTAAGGTTGATAGCTCCGCCTGGTGTAATGAACTTTCCTTCTTTAAAAAAGATATTATCAAAAAGATTAATTCTGCGGTGGGAATGCAAGTTATAAAGGATGTATATTTCCAATCTTAA